One genomic region from Conexibacter woesei DSM 14684 encodes:
- a CDS encoding isopeptide-forming domain-containing fimbrial protein, which translates to MSLRLQRRALIVTLAALASLLFAVSAARAAGTPDISATITSQTILHGSTVPVTVTARNPAGQPYGYNLSYRVVLPPGVTYAGGAETAPRQISGPGVGETTLLFRNVSDLSPNATNVLAFDVTYNTVTYDVGSTFPIRAQAFVNDAPRFVPQFDAAGQPVGSGASSYTGYSAEVTGTTTINAIDVEKDEPSPEGEILRGVHDHQTVYTVSVRNNGIRPTTDVTLVDFVPAGLEFLGCGGPGADNTTNAPTNAGSAQEYPGSGPIVVAALAPCTAPQTVETVNVDPDGAGPLPSGVYTRVEWAVGTLANGERREFRYRAAVPIRENTMTWTGATPARTGPQATNLDNNSGPETRDEQALVNHATASGRYNDSLTVRDETTLTRTAEDWVVHKSASGDDLVQGGLTTWTLEFETSEYRSVRDATVTDTLPNGLCPLGATNLTRTPNARDVECDPVGGLLPTAPYTDATENADGTWTITWNSTDFPALAQTGVSDRFTLRFPTRTRSHYQSNYEPTTPILTRDAIDNRVRTEGTAVVRCLLPGSPDCTTPGGAEIAHDAGYGSGTILPDASSAGQQSSSPRIVKLVAASGIDCALATYVRTVPVYHPGDRVCWKVRVDFPSGVDTSPQAIRDFLPPGATFEATSDRPYGANNVTSTLDASAAADGVLAWTVTGTTVPRGSLVFERVFSTIVRPPRAVHGEVLGNLMKFSSLNTAGVSEPLRDSVDIRLETPLVSLLKGVARIERGGSQVDGPHAANRDNRTVQASDRVTYRIDISNTGSQDATDVEVWDVLPFREYDCMLPGVAAISNGGACVDGGIGADRIRWSGLTVPAGGSLTLTYTATVPVDIGAARNLVNTAGVRQFIGVSNTGDPLNNVVYIPSSNIDPAQEPNANTQAARDPSNVVTRDATIAKTATTSVTEAGNTTSQATIGETIRYTVTATIPAGTTLGRDVTITDAIDSSLRQNYVVGSESVVVTGTPATYTIDTSGATPSVRFDNDVVVAAGGPDATVRLVFDVIVADVSTNTRTSGNLTNSATLRWADTRNGTQTRNSSTVNTTIVEPLLSQAKSDDLGGAKVLPGDFVTYTVTTTNGAGSPGRVSVAHEVLIADVVPIGLTPVDGSGNRLADGATIPGRPGVVWNEGTRTISTTVATIAPGASAGFTYRTQVDDPAVGGSRLTNVVTARTQSLPTSGNPDRRDSTRTNRTGYEARASNTIGIRGATIAKSVTPARLTVGEVASYELLVTIPADIELYDVTVTDVLPDALAFVEYGAVTCVSGPCPFVNDPLGRYTPVVNANGTTTIAWDFGDIVTPLATPLVMRVAYRARLRDRHANGGANVVRAETAVNTAEVGSNSTNRVAGPFDPGAIPSGFEERTTDRATVTVIEPRVSIDKAVSVDGGTFTDGPTTAQSDDALEYRLVVRNSGDSPAYDVVVNDMPDAELTDVTMGTLPSDATVTKAWSAADRRIVWTIDGPIAPGDTVELTYRARLVTADQLSDGQAIDNTASVPDYFGVRRLERGANPTVDYRDYRDGGSDSVRVVLDFPTLTLVKTTGLASFPDTGDAEVGRPFPWRVVVRNTSATATASDVVVTDTLPRSWSYDSGSATVDAVARAPFVTANAAGDRLDWTIASLAPGQTATIAFTATPAPAAADDPGTGARANVNSALVSSARDEAGNTGNRDGDYGTPPDTATATLRIPALTIRKTPDAGSAVAGEGSFFTIEVENTGVARANNLTISDVLPSGLTYTARSAEATPRAGFVEIAPTPGPGPGETTVVWTVAELAVGARVSIRLPVTVAADVADGTTLVNRATVRSDELPTPIRDDGSLDVRARADLVIVKDGDPRYVAGRDYTWSLRITNDGPSDAQDVVVSDTLPTGVTFASADAPCTFAAGVVRCELVRLAAGATRTFVLTVRVDPDTVGLLSNTARVDARTDDPTPGNNEDSHDANPDPLADVTVLKTATPEAIARGHQSTFTLTVSNRGPSVARDVRLRDVLPSGLTFVSVDDNRCAESSGTIDCALGDLAVGTPVTLHVTVRAARDGDWTNTATVTTTTPEPQGGGDPNSDDATVVVGPVADLGVVKDGPATVAAGGQLTWDVTVTNHGGDAATGVVLTDTLPSGVTFSGASDGCTQAGGTVTCAIGALAVGESATRQITVTVPTALGSATIVNTAVVDGDQIDENPVNDRDDATTTVGPSTDLAIVKSGPATAAAGGTVAWTLVATNNGPSAATGIVVADALPQGVTFVSATPAQGTCSAGGQQVTCTVGALAAGASTQIQVVGQVSAALENATVVNVAAITGEQPDPNQSNNRSEVPTRIGPPNSGNFDLVLRKSVEGRTAPVLGGRFSYALQVTNSGPATATNVTVTDTLPRQVRGVSATVPGGRCTLRGALVTCRLGSLRAGESRTVTVRVTAIAAGRAVRNAAAVRSDVADRDPSNDRASATTAIGAGRATLKIAKTTLGRARVVPGGVARFRVTVTNTSTRAAADVVVCDRLPEELSLVSTGGGRLRRGDLCWNVGLLPGKGSRTFTVAMRVNRDTRAGTVRNVATVTASNAASRRARAGVAVLPPGGAVLPGFGRGGGVTG; encoded by the coding sequence ATGTCACTCCGCCTGCAGCGCCGCGCGCTGATCGTCACCCTTGCCGCACTCGCGAGTCTCCTCTTCGCCGTGAGCGCCGCGCGCGCCGCGGGCACGCCGGACATCTCGGCGACGATCACCTCTCAGACGATTTTGCATGGTTCAACGGTCCCGGTCACCGTGACGGCGAGAAATCCCGCCGGGCAGCCGTACGGCTACAACCTCAGCTACCGCGTCGTGCTGCCTCCCGGCGTGACCTACGCGGGCGGCGCGGAGACGGCGCCGAGACAGATCAGCGGGCCCGGAGTGGGCGAGACGACGCTGCTCTTCCGCAACGTCTCGGACTTGTCGCCGAACGCGACCAACGTGCTGGCGTTCGACGTCACCTACAACACCGTGACGTACGACGTCGGCTCGACCTTCCCGATCAGAGCGCAAGCGTTCGTCAACGACGCGCCGCGCTTCGTCCCGCAGTTCGACGCGGCAGGTCAGCCGGTCGGCTCCGGCGCGAGCTCCTACACCGGCTACAGCGCTGAAGTCACCGGCACGACGACGATCAACGCGATCGACGTCGAGAAGGACGAGCCGTCGCCTGAGGGCGAGATCCTCCGCGGCGTGCACGACCACCAGACCGTCTACACGGTCTCGGTCAGAAACAACGGCATCAGACCGACGACGGACGTGACGCTCGTCGACTTCGTGCCCGCCGGCCTCGAGTTCCTCGGCTGCGGCGGCCCCGGCGCCGACAACACGACGAACGCGCCGACCAACGCCGGCAGCGCGCAGGAGTACCCGGGCTCCGGCCCGATCGTCGTCGCGGCGTTGGCGCCGTGCACCGCGCCGCAGACCGTCGAGACCGTCAACGTCGATCCTGACGGCGCCGGACCGCTCCCGAGCGGCGTCTACACGCGCGTCGAGTGGGCTGTCGGCACGCTCGCCAACGGCGAGAGACGCGAGTTCAGATACCGTGCCGCCGTCCCGATCCGCGAGAACACGATGACGTGGACGGGCGCGACGCCGGCCAGAACCGGCCCGCAGGCGACCAACCTCGACAACAACTCCGGACCGGAGACGCGTGACGAGCAGGCGCTCGTCAACCACGCGACCGCGAGCGGCAGATACAACGACTCGCTCACGGTCAGAGACGAGACGACGCTGACGCGGACCGCCGAGGACTGGGTCGTGCACAAGAGCGCGTCCGGCGACGATCTGGTGCAGGGCGGGCTGACGACATGGACGCTCGAGTTCGAGACCTCCGAGTACCGCTCCGTCAGAGACGCCACCGTCACCGACACGCTGCCGAACGGCCTCTGCCCGCTCGGCGCGACGAACCTGACGAGAACGCCGAACGCGAGAGACGTCGAGTGCGATCCGGTCGGCGGGCTGCTGCCCACCGCGCCGTACACAGACGCGACCGAGAACGCCGACGGCACGTGGACGATCACGTGGAACAGCACCGACTTCCCAGCGCTGGCGCAGACCGGCGTCAGCGACAGATTCACGCTCAGATTCCCGACCCGCACGCGCTCGCACTACCAGTCGAACTACGAGCCGACGACGCCGATCCTGACGCGTGACGCGATCGACAACAGAGTCAGAACCGAGGGCACGGCCGTCGTCCGCTGCCTGCTGCCCGGCTCGCCGGACTGCACGACGCCGGGCGGCGCTGAGATCGCCCACGACGCCGGCTACGGCAGCGGCACGATCCTGCCTGACGCCAGCAGCGCCGGCCAGCAGTCCAGCAGCCCGAGAATCGTCAAGCTCGTGGCCGCGTCGGGCATCGACTGCGCGCTTGCGACGTACGTCAGAACGGTCCCCGTCTACCACCCGGGCGACCGCGTCTGCTGGAAGGTGCGCGTCGACTTCCCGTCCGGCGTCGACACCTCGCCGCAGGCGATCCGCGACTTCCTGCCGCCGGGCGCGACGTTCGAGGCCACCAGCGACAGACCGTACGGCGCCAACAACGTCACCTCGACGCTCGACGCCTCCGCCGCCGCCGACGGCGTGCTTGCGTGGACGGTCACCGGCACGACCGTGCCGAGAGGCAGCCTCGTCTTCGAGCGCGTCTTCTCGACGATCGTGCGGCCGCCGAGAGCCGTCCACGGCGAGGTGCTCGGCAACCTGATGAAGTTCTCGTCGCTGAACACGGCGGGAGTCTCGGAGCCGCTGCGTGACTCGGTCGACATCAGACTCGAGACGCCGCTCGTGAGCCTGCTGAAGGGCGTCGCGAGAATCGAGCGCGGCGGCTCGCAGGTCGACGGGCCGCACGCCGCGAACAGAGACAACAGAACGGTCCAGGCGAGCGACAGAGTCACCTACCGGATCGACATCTCCAACACCGGCAGCCAGGACGCGACCGACGTCGAGGTCTGGGACGTGCTGCCGTTCAGAGAGTACGACTGCATGCTTCCCGGCGTCGCTGCGATCAGCAACGGCGGCGCGTGCGTCGACGGCGGCATCGGCGCCGACAGAATCAGATGGAGCGGTCTGACCGTTCCGGCCGGCGGTTCGCTCACGCTCACGTACACCGCGACGGTGCCGGTCGACATCGGCGCTGCGCGCAACCTCGTCAACACCGCCGGCGTGCGCCAGTTCATCGGCGTCTCGAACACCGGCGACCCGCTCAACAACGTCGTCTACATCCCGTCGAGCAACATCGACCCGGCGCAGGAGCCGAACGCGAACACACAGGCGGCGAGAGACCCGAGCAACGTCGTCACGAGAGACGCGACGATCGCCAAGACGGCGACGACGTCGGTCACCGAGGCAGGCAACACGACCAGCCAGGCGACGATCGGCGAGACGATCAGATACACGGTGACCGCGACTATCCCGGCCGGCACGACGCTCGGCAGAGACGTCACGATCACCGACGCGATCGACAGCTCGCTGCGGCAGAACTACGTCGTCGGCAGCGAGAGCGTGGTCGTCACCGGCACGCCCGCGACGTACACGATCGACACCAGCGGCGCGACGCCGAGCGTCAGATTCGACAACGACGTCGTCGTGGCGGCGGGTGGCCCGGACGCGACCGTCAGACTCGTCTTCGACGTGATCGTCGCGGACGTCAGCACGAACACGCGCACGTCCGGGAACCTGACGAACAGCGCGACGCTCAGATGGGCCGACACCAGAAACGGCACGCAGACGAGAAACTCCTCGACCGTCAACACGACGATCGTCGAGCCGCTGCTCTCGCAGGCGAAGAGCGACGACCTCGGCGGCGCCAAGGTGCTCCCGGGTGACTTCGTCACGTACACGGTCACGACGACGAACGGTGCGGGCAGCCCCGGCCGCGTCTCGGTCGCGCACGAGGTGCTGATCGCCGACGTCGTGCCGATCGGCCTGACGCCGGTCGACGGCAGTGGCAACAGACTCGCCGACGGCGCGACGATCCCGGGCAGACCGGGCGTGGTCTGGAACGAGGGCACGCGCACGATCTCGACCACGGTCGCGACGATCGCGCCCGGCGCGAGCGCCGGCTTCACGTACAGAACGCAGGTCGACGACCCGGCGGTCGGCGGTTCGAGACTGACGAACGTCGTCACCGCGAGAACGCAGAGCCTGCCGACGTCGGGCAACCCAGACCGGCGCGACTCGACCAGAACGAACAGAACCGGCTACGAGGCGAGAGCCAGCAACACGATCGGCATCAGAGGCGCGACGATCGCCAAGAGCGTCACGCCGGCGAGACTGACGGTCGGCGAGGTCGCGAGCTACGAGCTGCTGGTGACGATACCGGCGGACATCGAGCTCTATGACGTCACCGTCACGGACGTGCTGCCGGACGCGCTCGCGTTCGTCGAGTACGGCGCGGTCACCTGCGTCAGCGGCCCGTGCCCGTTCGTCAACGACCCGCTCGGCAGATACACGCCTGTCGTCAACGCCAACGGCACGACGACGATCGCGTGGGACTTCGGCGACATCGTCACGCCGCTCGCGACGCCGCTCGTGATGAGAGTCGCCTACAGAGCGCGGCTGCGCGACAGACACGCGAACGGCGGCGCGAATGTCGTCAGAGCCGAGACCGCGGTCAACACCGCGGAGGTCGGCTCCAACAGCACCAACAGAGTCGCCGGCCCGTTCGACCCCGGCGCGATCCCGAGCGGGTTCGAGGAGAGAACGACCGACAGAGCGACCGTCACCGTGATCGAGCCCAGAGTCTCGATCGACAAGGCGGTCAGCGTCGATGGCGGCACGTTCACCGACGGCCCGACGACGGCGCAGTCCGACGACGCGCTCGAGTACCGCCTCGTCGTGAGAAACAGCGGCGACTCGCCGGCGTACGACGTCGTCGTCAACGACATGCCCGACGCCGAGCTGACAGACGTCACGATGGGGACGCTGCCGAGCGACGCCACCGTGACGAAGGCGTGGAGCGCTGCTGATCGCAGAATCGTCTGGACGATCGACGGGCCGATCGCGCCCGGCGATACCGTGGAGCTGACGTACAGAGCGAGACTCGTCACCGCCGACCAGCTCAGCGACGGGCAGGCGATCGACAACACCGCCTCGGTGCCGGACTACTTCGGCGTCAGAAGACTGGAGCGGGGCGCCAACCCGACCGTCGACTACCGCGACTACAGAGACGGCGGCAGCGACAGCGTCAGAGTCGTGCTCGACTTCCCGACGCTGACGCTCGTCAAGACGACCGGGCTGGCGTCCTTCCCGGACACCGGCGACGCCGAGGTCGGCAGACCGTTCCCGTGGCGCGTCGTCGTCAGAAACACCTCGGCGACGGCGACCGCGAGCGACGTGGTCGTCACCGACACGCTGCCGAGAAGCTGGTCCTACGACAGCGGCTCCGCGACGGTCGACGCGGTCGCGAGAGCGCCCTTTGTGACCGCGAACGCGGCCGGCGACAGACTCGACTGGACGATCGCCTCGCTGGCGCCCGGCCAGACGGCGACGATCGCCTTCACGGCGACGCCCGCGCCCGCGGCGGCCGACGACCCCGGTACGGGCGCGAGAGCGAACGTCAACAGCGCGCTCGTCAGCTCCGCGAGAGACGAGGCCGGCAACACCGGCAACAGAGACGGCGACTACGGAACCCCGCCGGACACCGCGACGGCGACGTTGAGAATCCCGGCGCTGACGATCAGAAAGACGCCGGACGCAGGCAGCGCGGTCGCGGGTGAGGGCTCCTTCTTCACGATCGAGGTGGAGAACACCGGAGTCGCGAGAGCGAACAACCTGACGATCTCGGACGTGCTGCCGAGCGGGCTCACCTACACGGCCAGAAGCGCGGAGGCGACGCCGAGAGCGGGCTTCGTGGAGATCGCGCCCACGCCTGGCCCGGGCCCGGGCGAGACGACGGTCGTCTGGACCGTCGCCGAGCTCGCCGTCGGCGCGAGAGTCTCGATCAGACTGCCCGTGACCGTCGCGGCGGACGTCGCCGACGGCACCACGCTCGTCAACAGAGCGACGGTCAGATCGGACGAGCTGCCGACGCCGATCAGAGACGACGGCTCGCTCGACGTCAGAGCGAGAGCGGACCTGGTGATCGTCAAGGATGGCGACCCGAGATATGTCGCCGGCCGCGACTACACGTGGAGCCTGAGAATCACCAACGACGGTCCCTCCGACGCGCAGGACGTCGTCGTCAGCGACACGCTGCCGACCGGCGTGACGTTCGCCTCGGCCGACGCGCCGTGCACGTTCGCGGCGGGTGTCGTCAGATGCGAGCTGGTCAGACTCGCGGCGGGTGCGACGAGAACGTTCGTGCTGACCGTGAGAGTCGATCCGGACACAGTCGGCCTGCTGAGCAACACAGCCAGAGTCGACGCCAGAACCGACGATCCGACGCCCGGCAACAACGAGGACAGCCACGACGCGAACCCCGACCCGCTCGCCGACGTGACGGTGCTCAAGACCGCCACGCCGGAGGCGATCGCCAGAGGCCACCAGAGCACGTTCACGCTGACGGTCAGCAACAGAGGGCCGTCGGTGGCGCGCGACGTCAGACTGCGCGACGTGCTGCCGAGCGGGCTGACGTTCGTCTCGGTCGACGACAACCGCTGTGCGGAGTCCTCCGGCACGATCGACTGCGCCCTGGGCGACCTCGCGGTCGGCACGCCGGTGACGCTCCACGTCACCGTGAGAGCCGCGCGCGACGGTGACTGGACGAACACGGCGACGGTCACCACCACGACGCCGGAGCCGCAGGGTGGCGGCGATCCCAACAGCGACGACGCGACCGTCGTCGTCGGCCCGGTCGCCGACCTCGGCGTCGTCAAGGACGGCCCCGCGACGGTCGCGGCCGGCGGTCAGCTGACGTGGGACGTGACGGTCACCAACCACGGCGGCGACGCCGCGACCGGCGTCGTCCTGACGGACACGCTGCCGAGCGGCGTGACGTTCAGCGGCGCCAGCGACGGCTGCACGCAGGCCGGCGGGACCGTCACCTGCGCGATCGGCGCGCTGGCGGTCGGCGAGAGCGCGACGCGCCAGATCACCGTGACGGTGCCGACGGCGCTCGGCTCGGCGACGATCGTCAACACGGCGGTCGTCGACGGCGACCAGATCGACGAGAACCCGGTCAACGACAGAGACGACGCGACGACCACGGTCGGCCCGTCGACCGATCTGGCGATCGTCAAGAGCGGGCCGGCGACGGCCGCCGCGGGCGGCACCGTCGCCTGGACGCTCGTCGCGACCAACAACGGCCCCAGCGCCGCGACCGGCATCGTCGTCGCGGACGCGCTGCCGCAGGGCGTGACGTTCGTCTCCGCGACGCCCGCCCAGGGCACGTGCAGCGCCGGCGGCCAGCAGGTGACGTGCACGGTCGGCGCGCTCGCCGCGGGCGCCTCGACGCAGATCCAGGTCGTCGGCCAGGTGTCGGCGGCGCTCGAGAACGCGACCGTCGTCAACGTGGCGGCGATCACGGGCGAGCAGCCCGACCCGAACCAGTCGAACAACCGCTCCGAGGTGCCGACGAGAATCGGCCCGCCGAACAGCGGCAACTTCGACCTGGTGCTGAGAAAGAGCGTGGAGGGGAGAACGGCCCCGGTTCTCGGCGGTCGCTTCAGCTACGCGCTCCAGGTCACCAACAGCGGTCCCGCGACGGCGACGAACGTCACCGTGACGGACACGCTGCCGCGTCAGGTGAGAGGCGTCTCGGCGACGGTGCCGGGCGGCAGATGCACGCTCAGAGGCGCGCTCGTGACGTGCAGACTCGGCTCGCTCAGAGCCGGTGAGAGCCGCACCGTCACCGTCAGAGTCACCGCGATCGCGGCCGGCAGAGCGGTCCGCAACGCGGCGGCGGTCCGCTCCGACGTCGCCGACCGCGACCCGTCCAACGACCGCGCGTCGGCGACGACCGCGATCGGCGCCGGGCGCGCGACGCTGAAGATCGCCAAGACGACGCTCGGCAGAGCGAGAGTCGTGCCCGGCGGCGTCGCGCGCTTCCGCGTCACCGTCACGAACACGAGCACCCGCGCGGCGGCTGACGTCGTCGTCTGCGACCGCCTCCCGGAGGAGCTGAGCCTCGTTTCGACCGGCGGCGGCAGACTGCGTCGCGGCGACCTCTGCTGGAACGTCGGGCTGCTGCCCGGCAAGGGGTCGCGCACGTTCACGGTCGCGATGCGGGTCAACCGCGACACGCGCGCCGGAACGGTTCGCAACGTCGCGACCGTGACGGCGTCCAACGCGGCGAGCAGACGCGCCCGCGCGGGCGTCGCCGTCCTCCCGCCCGGCGGCGCGGTGCTGCCAGGCTTCGGCAGAGGCGGCGGTGTCACGGGGTAG
- a CDS encoding PAS domain-containing protein, producing MSSSRAHLQLVPSTAEAARPHRWFCGRCGSPSPHGHVPPPFSRGCETCGLGILVEAPADLAPAPGDAFLLVDRTLAVQTLSDAAAQLLGVDAAAAVGRPVAELLCAADAEAPGAEPLGAAIMHAAGGEDEPLHVTVRPADVFGVRMRLRVGACGPPRAALLVVE from the coding sequence ATGAGCTCGTCCCGCGCCCATCTCCAACTCGTCCCCTCAACTGCCGAGGCCGCGCGTCCGCACCGCTGGTTCTGCGGCCGCTGCGGCTCCCCATCACCGCACGGACACGTCCCACCGCCGTTCTCACGCGGCTGCGAGACGTGCGGTCTCGGCATCCTGGTCGAGGCGCCCGCCGACCTCGCGCCCGCGCCGGGCGACGCCTTCCTGCTCGTCGACCGCACGCTCGCGGTCCAGACCCTCTCCGACGCCGCCGCGCAGCTGCTCGGGGTCGACGCCGCCGCGGCCGTCGGCCGTCCTGTCGCCGAGCTGCTGTGCGCCGCCGACGCCGAGGCCCCCGGCGCCGAGCCGCTCGGCGCCGCGATCATGCACGCGGCCGGCGGCGAGGACGAGCCGCTGCACGTGACCGTGCGCCCCGCGGACGTCTTCGGCGTGCGGATGCGACTGCGCGTCGGCGCGTGCGGGCCGCCGCGCGCGGCGCTGCTCGTCGTCGAGTAG
- a CDS encoding LON peptidase substrate-binding domain-containing protein has product MPDRLVREFPLFPLGIVALPGEIVPLHIFEERYKTMMELCLQRGTEFGVVWLSDDGLRPVGCACEITEVLERMDDGRLNLLARGTRPFRIVEREERLPYPAGTVEFLHDREDVLDGAAAALARETYAELVERATDRRPDTAELSEMGAYAMAATVDFGHDAKQGLLDLRSENARLRLVTRLFRAAMKRLEFVTRAQARARSNGKVRFT; this is encoded by the coding sequence ATGCCGGACCGGCTCGTACGGGAGTTCCCCCTCTTCCCGCTCGGCATCGTCGCCCTCCCGGGCGAGATCGTCCCGCTCCACATCTTCGAGGAGCGCTACAAGACGATGATGGAGCTGTGCCTCCAGCGCGGCACCGAGTTCGGCGTCGTCTGGCTCTCCGACGACGGCCTGCGACCGGTCGGCTGCGCGTGCGAGATCACCGAGGTGCTCGAACGGATGGACGACGGCAGGCTGAACCTGCTGGCGCGCGGGACGCGGCCGTTCCGGATCGTCGAGCGCGAGGAGCGGCTGCCGTACCCTGCCGGGACGGTCGAGTTCCTCCACGACCGCGAGGACGTGCTCGACGGCGCCGCCGCCGCGCTCGCGCGCGAGACGTACGCGGAGCTGGTCGAGCGCGCGACCGACAGACGGCCTGACACGGCCGAGCTGTCGGAGATGGGCGCCTACGCGATGGCCGCGACGGTCGACTTCGGCCACGACGCGAAGCAGGGCCTGCTCGACCTGCGCTCCGAGAACGCGCGGCTGCGGCTCGTCACGCGCCTCTTCCGCGCCGCGATGAAGCGGCTCGAGTTCGTCACGCGCGCCCAGGCACGCGCGAGATCGAACGGCAAGGTCCGCTTCACCTGA
- a CDS encoding gamma-glutamyltransferase family protein, with the protein MTTTTAGKDSSRGSRGVVAAGHPLSAAAGADALRDGGNAVDAALAAMLTSFAAEPLLTGLGAGGYMLVVPPHGSPQLLDFFVEVPGRGADHAARAELVPVSVSFGDAVQVFNAGAAAVGTYGMPRGICDAAERFGRLPLTELAAPAAALARDGVPLSAEQAYIVEILEGICRLTPECEEIFAPGGRLLREGDAVVQPELAATLELLAQEGARPFYEGEIAAAVTALLGEQGGLLTRADLAAYETVTRTPVRVAYRGREVVSNPPPSAGGTLIGYALALLERTCGSPSPEQLVTAMGAAQDERTPAFLDGLAQDGFLDRFLASRLGSTTHISVLDADGGACSVTCSNGEGAGLIAPGTGIHLNNMLGEQDLNPLGFHRFPPGRRLPSMMAPTVVLRDGRPELVLGSAGSNRIRSAILQTIVAVVDHGLAADAAVQAPRLHYEDGIVYAEPGAETAALEAAGRTIARFRARNLFFGGVQAVERDAETGVLSGGGDPRRGGAAVIA; encoded by the coding sequence GTGACCACGACCACGGCCGGGAAGGACTCCTCGCGCGGCTCGCGCGGCGTCGTCGCCGCGGGCCATCCCCTGAGCGCCGCGGCCGGCGCCGACGCCCTGCGGGACGGCGGCAACGCCGTCGACGCCGCGCTGGCGGCGATGCTGACGTCGTTCGCGGCCGAGCCGCTGCTGACCGGCCTCGGCGCCGGCGGCTACATGCTCGTCGTGCCGCCGCACGGCAGCCCGCAGCTGCTCGACTTCTTCGTCGAGGTGCCGGGCCGCGGTGCCGACCACGCCGCGCGCGCCGAGCTGGTGCCGGTCAGCGTCTCGTTCGGCGACGCGGTGCAGGTCTTCAATGCCGGCGCCGCCGCCGTCGGCACGTACGGCATGCCGCGCGGGATCTGCGACGCGGCGGAGCGCTTCGGGCGGCTGCCGCTGACCGAGCTGGCCGCGCCCGCGGCTGCGCTCGCGCGCGACGGCGTGCCGCTCAGCGCCGAGCAGGCGTACATCGTCGAGATCCTCGAGGGGATATGCCGCCTGACGCCGGAGTGCGAGGAGATCTTCGCGCCCGGAGGGCGGCTGCTGCGCGAGGGCGACGCGGTCGTGCAGCCGGAGCTGGCGGCGACGCTGGAGCTGTTGGCACAGGAGGGCGCGCGGCCGTTCTACGAGGGCGAGATCGCCGCCGCCGTGACGGCGCTGCTGGGAGAGCAGGGCGGCCTGCTGACGCGCGCCGACCTGGCCGCCTACGAGACGGTCACGCGGACGCCGGTGCGCGTCGCCTACCGCGGGCGCGAGGTCGTCTCCAACCCGCCGCCGTCGGCCGGCGGCACGCTGATCGGGTACGCGCTGGCGCTGCTGGAGCGGACGTGCGGCTCGCCGAGCCCCGAGCAGCTCGTAACGGCGATGGGCGCCGCGCAGGACGAGCGCACGCCCGCGTTCCTCGATGGGCTCGCGCAGGACGGCTTCCTCGATCGCTTCCTCGCGTCGAGACTCGGCTCGACGACGCACATCTCGGTGCTCGACGCCGACGGCGGCGCGTGCAGCGTCACCTGCTCCAACGGCGAGGGCGCCGGCCTGATCGCGCCCGGCACCGGCATCCACCTCAACAACATGCTCGGCGAGCAGGACCTCAACCCGCTCGGCTTCCACCGCTTCCCGCCCGGCCGCCGCCTGCCGAGCATGATGGCGCCGACGGTCGTGCTGCGCGACGGGCGACCGGAGCTGGTGCTCGGCTCCGCCGGCTCCAACCGCATCCGCTCCGCGATCCTCCAGACGATCGTGGCGGTCGTCGACCACGGGCTCGCCGCCGACGCGGCGGTGCAGGCGCCACGGCTGCACTACGAGGACGGGATCGTCTACGCCGAGCCGGGCGCGGAGACCGCGGCGCTGGAGGCGGCCGGTCGCACGATCGCCCGCTTCAGAGCGCGCAACCTCTTCTTCGGCGGCGTGCAGGCGGTCGAGCGCGACGCCGAGACGGGCGTCCTGTCCGGCGGCGGCGACCCGCGGCGCGGCGGAGCGGCGGTCATCGCATGA